The DNA window CAACCGGTGCTATTTGGATTAGTAAAATGGTAAACCGTTCCATCTTTCTTGGTTAAATCATAGCTGGTAATTGGACTACCGTTAGCTACAAACGTCTCGAATATTCCGGTAGGAGCGGTATAGTTGCTACCACTTTTGGTAAATTGGTAAGCAAGGTCATCACCCCAGTGAACCACAGCGTTGCCACTACCATCTACAACAAGATAGATATCATACGAGAATGTCCACTTGTACCCCAGTTCAGAGTTATGCGTACCCTGACTGTTATGGTATAGCGACATATCAATCGGCATCCCTCCTAGCGCTCTCCAACCAACAATGCCAATAGCGGTTAATTTATTACCATTACCGGTATTGATATTATTATCATTCCCCTCCCAGGGATAAGTATCGCCCGGAGCGGCTGAATAAGAAACTACGTGAGGAGGTACGCTACCCGCTTGAGCCGTACCGGAAGAAAAATATGTAGTACGAATATTATCAGCTCCACCGTCCAAAGATGTAATCCCCCCGCGATTAACAAGGTTATTTGCCCAATGTTTGGGTGCAACCAACGAAGGCATGCTCACTAAAGACAAAACTAGCGCTAACATTGACAGTCGCGCTAACATATCTCTACCCTTTTTTATTCCCCCCAACAAAATCGATATTTTTCTCACTTTGCCCCCCTTTCAAGGCATTGATAGTTTTAATATAAACAATAAGATTCAGACGGATTAACCCATCTATAATTAATCATATCAGTCTTTTTTCAGAAATATATAGTCAAATTTTGAGATCAAAAATCATCCATCCTGTGGATAACTTTTTAAATCCTGCCATTTTGATGCAAAAACAGGGTTATCTTGTTTCAAGATCAATTATGCGTAAATAGTTAGAACGGGAGCGTAAGAACCCCACCTGAGCCTTCCGGCTTGTGGATAACCCAATCAACTTTCCAAGCCCGCTTTACCCCTTTATCTTGAAAAGATAATTCACCTGTTTCAATACCTCGTAAAAACAGGTCGCGAGTAATGCGAACATCATCTAAACAGTAACTCTTTAGTTCATCCATTTTGCCCTGTGCAAATAGTCTGATTGCTTTCAATCCATCACCCGATTTTCCAACACCAAGCGTGTCTTGTGCAAGCGAATCTAGTTTGATACGAAAACCGTGGTGTTTTTTGAATTCATATAGAATGTCTAGTGTATTCAGATCGGCCAGTTTGCCGCGATAGTATTTTTGCATTACCGGATAGTCAAATCCGAGTAAATTAAAACCAATTACGCGGTCGGAGTGCTCAAGCAGTGGCCACAGCTGATCTAATTCGTGTTCTTCCAGACATCTAAAAGTATCGTCGGCTTTGGTATAAATGCCAACCACAGAGATATTTAATTTGGATGCGTCGTAGGCACCGACATCGGCAAAGCTATCTTTGGTTTCAATGTCCACCACGGCATAATTATCTGACATAAATGTATCTTACTTGATTATCGAACAAAAGAAAATCACAAGTAGCTGTCATCTCGACCCGAGGAGATTGTCAAATCGACTCAAGCGGGCG is part of the Patescibacteria group bacterium genome and encodes:
- a CDS encoding ribonuclease H-like domain-containing protein, whose protein sequence is MSDNYAVVDIETKDSFADVGAYDASKLNISVVGIYTKADDTFRCLEEHELDQLWPLLEHSDRVIGFNLLGFDYPVMQKYYRGKLADLNTLDILYEFKKHHGFRIKLDSLAQDTLGVGKSGDGLKAIRLFAQGKMDELKSYCLDDVRITRDLFLRGIETGELSFQDKGVKRAWKVDWVIHKPEGSGGVLTLPF